TCATTCAATCATAATAATTTCATTGGGAGATTGTCAGTCCAATGGCTATTCAGTATTTGCCTTCTTATGTCTTCGTTTAACGACTCTATAATTATATTAGTTATGAATGCATTCAAATCAATATAGCGAAATTTTTCTAGCGGTTtcccaaaaaaaacatttatgactAATTTGTattacactatgcgacaaaaAATAATACCTGGAAAGTGATACAATTCTTCTGGAAGGTGATGTCGAGTATAACAAGAATCTGTctttgaaatttgcaaaacaccTCCAAAATCTTAAGTTACAGGTAAAAAAAAAACGGGTTGTCATACCTTTAAGCACTTATAAGCCATTAACTAAGCCGATTCtcaatcgattttaattttctaaacggatttaaaaagaagaaactgtGGCCTTTCCAatggtatatatattatttaagtattttgacagaatttgtgtgcatttcttcagtaaacatatttttgtttttattttttcaccattttccaactttgaagaagattttacatagtattttataaaGGAACCGTACTTTTTATGcatcgatttaaaaaataagtttatatatgcgtaaatctttaataactttgtcaatttccaatggatttttaaaatcaatattgcgttttatgcataaataaacttattttttaaatcaatgcataaatagtacggttcctttataaaatactatgtaaaatcttcttcaaagttggaaaatggtgaaaaaatataaacaaaaatatgattactgaagaaatgcacacaaattttgtcaaaatacttaaataatatatataccatTGGAAAGGCCGCAGTTTCTTCATTCAtccgtttaaaaaattaaaatcgactGACAATCAGCTTAGTTAATGGCTTATAAGTGCTTAAAGGtatgaaaacccggttttttacccgtaactcaagattttggaggtgttttgcaaatttcaaaaacatattcttattgtACTCGATAAACCCTATCAGAAAAATAGTATTACTTTCCTGGTATTTCTACTTTAGTCTTTTTTGTCTCATAGTGTTATCTGCCAGAATAAATCTTTATACATTTCATTTACTTCAAACGAAATAATTAGTTGAAAATAACTTGATTTCATGGTGTACCGCATCACATGTAATAAAGAATGAGATAATTCATATCTCAGCGAATTTTTTCGCTTCGTAGATCTAGTGCCTCTTATCTTTACACTTTATCATTTTATGGATTATGATATTTAAGTTgtgtatattataaatattaagttGTGTCAATGAGGCAATGATCACGGAAAGCCAAGTAATCGCAGCCACCAgtcttaaaatataatatatgcGTAACCTTTATTTTCTGTAAATATCAAATAGGTCAGTAAACTTATACGAAAAAAAATGCTGAATTGTgagatttcattttttttacaaatatctcAGCTATGCACCCAACGAGTTTTGCTTGAAGATCTTTTCATTTGATACTTAAATACTATATGTAGTATATCGAGAATTCCACCAAAGAGCATAGAAAAAATACAGATTTTAAAGACTGGGTCTTCGGATTTTGACCATATTCAGAAATCAAATACCCTTTGGAGTCCTTTcaacattttcatttttatttttcaaatttcaaaaagatgagattttattcacgatttaaattttaacatgtaacagagctatattcggctgtccagaatcttatataccattcaccaaagaTAAAGATTAAACCTTTTTGCTggaaataacactgtccaacaaattgagacccTTTGATTGGGAAAGAATAGCGACCGTATAATTCTGAAAGatcatgttgagtagatcatttttgaaGAATAAACTTATAGCCCAGCtggtctaaattttttttttacagtgggtcaaaatttttattttttgatcgaaggcaGAATTATACTAActggaaaaaattttgtaagttaatgtctgagagaattcttattgtcagagttatattgtggaattttatggggattatttttgttgaacatcttaaccctctatctcctctgtttaggggtcaatttgaccctttttttgagaaaaataaaaaaagtcctttcaaaaaggccatttaaggattaaaatagtTTACGAAAATGTTTGCGGAAAATTTCAGTAGGAGTCACCAAAGAtatcaaaattgtaaataaagctcttcaCTCTTAATTAGCAATATTACCGggcacctcgggtctcaaatatttaaaaaaaacaagtaagaaagtatggtcggtcaagcccgaccatataataccctacactaagtaaaagagcaaacacatttttcttttaaaatttcaataatttatatttttgagtgattttcggaagtgggccttatatgggagctatgaccaattatggaccgatcaccttgaaattaggtcgtgtgatttatgtctgttatttctgttgaattttgtgtacataccaacatttttaggagatctATGcatgtttaagtgattttcggaagcgaatctatatgggagctatgactaattatgaaccgatcgtaacaaaatttggtgacatgaattttgtataaatgaaatctatttggagcgaaatttgtgtagatacatatataaattaaacatttatgaccgataaagtccaatttcgagaggacatttgtatgggagctaggtgaaataatggaccgatttcatccagtttcaataggcttcgtccttgggccgaaaaaatgatatgtaccaaatttcattgaaatatcttaaaaattgcgacatgtactctgcgcacaaggttttcatggacagccagccaactagccagacggacggacatcgtttaatcgactcagaaaatgattctaagtcgatcggtatactttaaggtgggtgttagactattatttttgggcgttacaaacatctgcacaaacgcattataccctccccactatggtggtgtagggtataaaaagccgtattttttcgtttcttcccaaaaaagtccgtatacatattttttcttttgtggaaaaaaattttctttgggactatattaaatttgtatatgatccgaaaacagaacttaatgcaaaagcgtgtaaagtaaaatttggctcacttaagcggatctatccaaactttgccaatttaaaaaaaaaaagtaggtttgaataaaaaaatctaaaaaagtagAACagcgatcctcgaaaaagcttcatattatcttatttaaatacatacaaagtaattttttattacacagtaaataacgtcacagtaggcacttttctaaaaaacccagtttttggaacacattttccccgttttaggaatttcgttatatgaaaataaaaaatgtcaaaaattataatgccattgatttaaggtaATTTGGGTCTATAAAAAGTCccaaaaattcagaaaattattcaatttcacTAAACCgttaatcttcaagtcctaaggtatttaccaataccaactacttatacaaaaacttatatttattcATCAGGAGCTCCATTAAccatgaatcatgtatgtaggttatttgaaggctacgaaaagttgattttaacatataTGGATACATCGCTATTTATACGATCTACGTCTATAACGATCCAcattatatatactttatgggatcgcaaatgaaaaatgttacaaGCGGAaagaaggatataaaaataacaatgaaaCTTACCGCGGTTAAACCCATACAAACGACTGCCAAACAGAAACGCAACGACACGGTCTCGCAAAATTTCTCATTTCTGGGATCCCAAATACTGCAGGCAAATAAAATCAATGTTGACgtaataataaattcaattgtGCAGGCTCTGACGAAATTAAAATCCGAATGTGGCATTGTAACGCAAAAACCAATGTTATCACCATCCACCGGCAGAAACGATTTCGGTATTAAAGACATCAAGAGAGCATAGCCAACATAGCTGCCCAACAGTTGGGCAAATAAGTAGCCCAAGGACATACGCAGCGATATTAAATCCATGATATAAGCACTCAATGTAATGGCCGGATTGAGATGAGCACCCGACACACAACCAAAACACTGGATAATAAGCATAACGGCGAAACCGAAATTCAAAGCCATTTGCAGTAAACTATTGTTTTGGCCAGTACAGCCCATGCAACCCAAGAACAGTAGCAAGGCGGTGGCTAAGAACTCACCCACAAGACAGGTTATGGTATCGAAAGTTGAagatttcatttcaatatttcgtttaactatttaaaatttttatgaatttgaaTAGACAATAAAACTGGCTTTGTGTATGCTGCCCTGATCACTTACAGACTAAACTAattgattttcaatttattgttTAGAACTGGGagtgatttttataatttcaatgaaatgtaaataaataagttcACTTGATAAGTATTGGTCGAACTTTGGGTTACACTTCGCCTAGAATTAGTTAGAAAAGCTATACAATTTCGGAAAAAAACTGAACACATTGGGTgtacattttaattattaacatGTAGTTTTAGGAAATCCACTTTCGTTATCTGAAAACtactttaaaatgttgataaacaatttcaaattatttacctTCTAGTATGCAGCAGAACGATAAACAAAATACAACCCCTGTAGGcatctacatatttatttttacttatgtATATTATAACTCTATTAGAATTCGTATCATGATCATGGTTCCCTATTCGCATCTTAATTTGTCTGTAATCTAATCTATTTATGCATGTATGTACGTATTACATCAATTATAACAAGcctttaaatgtaaatttgcaaatgtttgtgttataaattaatgtaaatttaatttaacctaaaattataaaaatagaaattgatAACATAGAAAATGCATTTTAATCTATCTTATCTAAACATCGTACtctatttgtataaaattataaaaaaaaactgaaaatttgattattataagaaatttcttattcttaaatattgttacaattttatttcacaaaatCATAATGTTTTGAAACGCTTTTTATTATCATAAAAGCTCCGTTTCAGTAttagaattttagattttaataaaaaaattatcagaaaAACCACAAAGTAGAATGAAATCTTGAGTACCACAACAATTtcctataaatatatgtatgtaagaatATACTGAGGAAAGCCTTACTGTGACGAAAAACATAAGATTGTCATATGATTTTTAGACtataattattaatataatGCTCTCAGCTTTGTTTCTAGTTCCAGCATGCCAGTAAAATAatcaaatcataaaaatcgaaataaagTTCTTTTCGATCAATAACAGTTACTAAACAGCAAGTTTTTTATTGTTACCTGTGCCACTGTtcgaaatgtttatttttgtgcCCATAAAATATGTGACATTTTAATCTGAAGTCATCATATACAAAAtaaagcctaaaagtatgccatATTATTATCAtcttaaataataatgtaaCAGACAAGACAATACATTTAaatgtgttgttgttttatttgatccatattttttagggaaactaaacattttttaaactcgCCGAGTTGTCGAGACATTTACGTTGTTTAGTGTGCAAATTTAACGGGAGACACAAAAAACGTTGTAAAATGCTTAGTTTTAAAGCATTttagaactctctgagttagagggagtcaaaatttgacatttgggCCAAATTATTTACATCGAAGATCAAACTGATAACGATATTTGTAAGAGAATTATGCGAATTTGAGTGTAGTGAAAATGCACTATATAAAGATGGGTGCTACcgattcaaacaaaatttcgtttttatGGTGATTGGCAGAAATCCTGGATTTactattttgcccattttctATACCAAACATTTATGTTCAACAATGAATATTATGGGAAAATGTCATCCCCGTACGTCGTTTCCTCGAGACCCTatcatttcattaatttttatcgTTTTCACtctgttattttatttaaagtctcTATTGTCACTAAAGATGCACCTAAAAAGCAATAAAGCAACGCTTTCGATCAACAGTCGAGATGATAATACATTTCAAattgctccaaataaatttccataaataatttatgattaaaatttattggttAAAGTTAAATGAATAAACTAATAACACTACTCGACAGCTAAAAAGGACTCCTcgagaaaatattttctttgtttaattttgggacgctgatgcacagtggtttagaaacttttttttttggaaataattcggtatcttggaaACTATGAAATctgtttgttcagcttcctagcgctaatgggggccagtacgtagCTCCTCAAATTTggccacctcgggtctcaaatttttttaaaaaaaatcgccaaaaatccatttttgatccgaatgagctgaaatataaatagtccttgagaagatctacaaaaaatacgcttagaagtgtaggttatctctattagttgaagagatattcaggtttattgatttatttttttttaattttgctcgatctttttatcgatttaaatttaaatttatttttaaaatattagttactttgacgataaaattctaaataaaataaactttcttacaGTTACctcatccctataaaaagttcgaaattgtaaaaaaggccgtactttttacgttttttcccaaaaaccccatatatttcttcttttgtagaaaaaaattttcttcgggactatatagaatttttatatgatccagaAAGAGAATTTAATGTAAAAGCGTGTAAAATATTTTGGCTCACTTTAGCGAACACAACACAACACCACCCAGACCTAttaaaacttggccaatttttaacaaaaattttagatttgagtaaacaattctaaaaaggcaTCGAACCGATccttcatatttgtataaccctaaaaaaataaatcaataaacctgaaaatcttttcaactaatagagataacctactacgtagatcttctcaaggactatctacagTGCCGGTCAAAATAATTGCAGCACAGAACCTTAAAGCAATTAACatgggaaatatttttattttcatagtaattttaattatatatattataagaTCGTTAATTAATCTCTTTTTCTTCTAtgagtaaagttttctttaagaaatattaacctTTCTATCAATTAtatggtatttttgaaaaatacccagattttgtgcagtcaaaataatagcgtaagaaattgttgaaaaatatggaatatttatgatttcgttttaaaaaatcgacataaaattataatttgagtCTAGTTATatcgaaatgaataaaattaaaaacaaaaaaattaatttacttttctaatttttttagtaacaaaaaagTGGTGTATGTGAGCTCTagttcaaaaaattatgatttctgaacatacaaattagcttaattcagaataaaactatttatagatatttagaaatgattttaaaaaacattgctttgaaataaaaatataaattttaggttGCGAAACCGCTTATCGATTTAATCATAACACTTTTGGCCCACCGTTTCGAAAATCAGGCATTTATGTTCCGCACGGTGGTCAAAAGTGACGACTAGTGTTGCAGTTATTCGCTAACCATTccaagaacaaaatttaaattaattaaatcctagaaaagtttcacca
The nucleotide sequence above comes from Calliphora vicina chromosome 1, idCalVici1.1, whole genome shotgun sequence. Encoded proteins:
- the LOC135949075 gene encoding aquaporin AQPcic-like is translated as MKSSTFDTITCLVGEFLATALLLFLGCMGCTGQNNSLLQMALNFGFAVMLIIQCFGCVSGAHLNPAITLSAYIMDLISLRMSLGYLFAQLLGSYVGYALLMSLIPKSFLPVDGDNIGFCVTMPHSDFNFVRACTIEFIITSTLILFACSIWDPRNEKFCETVSLRFCLAVVCMGLTAGNFTGASMNPARSLAPALWNNNFKYQGVYWIGPLSAAVVSSYVYKLVFWREVHE